GGCATCCGCCCGTGGCATTGGCCGTGCAGCCGCTGACCGGATGGCCAGCGAAGGCTGGTCCATCGCCATCCTGGACATCAACGCCGAGGACGCCAAAGCAGCAGCAGCCGAGATCGGCTCCAACCGCGCCGTGAAAGCCATCGGTGTGGGTGCCGACGTTTCCGACGCCGCCTCCGTGGACCGGGCCATTACCGAGATCGAAGAATCCCTGCCGCCCATCGTGGCCCTGGCAAACCTCGCCGGCATCAGCTCCCCGACCACGTTCATGGAGACCACCGTGGAGGAGTGGGACAAGGTATTCGCCATCAACATGCGCGGAACCTTCATCGTCTCCCAGCGGGTCCTCAAGGGAATGATTGAGCGCAAGCTCGGACGGATCGTCAGCATCTCGTCGATTTCCGCCCAGCGCGGCGGCGGCACCTACTCCAAGGTTGCCTACAGCGCATCGAAGGCCGGAATCATTGGCTTCACCCGGGCACTGGCCCGCGAAGTGGGCGAATTCGGCGTCACCGTGAATGCGATCGCGCCGGGCCCCATCGACACCGACATCATGGGCGGCACCCTGACGGAGGAGCGCAAGGCACAGATGTCCGAGGGCATCATGATGGGACGGGTTGGCACCCGCGAGGAAGTCGCAGCACTGATTTCCTTCCTGCTCGGCGCAGACTCCGGCTATATCACTGCGGCCACCTATGACATCAACGGCGGGCTCCAGGTCTCCTGAACCCCTGATCCGGAGCGTCTTAATCCTCAACAGCCTGAGCCGCAGCTGATAACTCCACACGCAGGTGCCCCCGGCGGAATTCCGCCGGGGGCACCTGCGTGTGATCACTGCCGACTAGGCTGGCAGCATGAACGCTCCCAGGAGCCTGACCCCGAGTCCCAGAACGCTGGAAGTTGAAAGCCTGGAGGGCTTTGACAGGTTAGTCAGCGCCGGCGTCCGCACCATGCACGGCTGGCACGCCCAGTCGCTGGACCTGCGTGGCCGCGCCGCCCCGCTGGAATCAATGGACGCGCAGGGCGCCGTATTCTTGGGCTGCACGTTCGACGGCGGCGTGGAGGAGTCGCTTCGCGGCCGGGGCGCGCTGATCTTCCCCAAGCTGGACGGCGTCCCCTTCAATCCTTACCGTAGCCAGCTCTACTCTCCCCAGGAGCTCTACGCCGGCCCGCCGGGCTCACCCTACGAGGACACCCTGGACGCCAGGGTGTACCAGTGGAGCATCCGGCCCGGCCAGCGGCACCGGCTGGACGCCACGCTTGCCGCAGCCCTGCATGACCATTCGATCGGCGACGCACTGGATGAACTGACCCGCTCCGGGGTCTGCCGCGGCCGTTCCATGGTGGGGGTGATGGGCGGCCATACCGCCAGGCGCGGAACGCCGGCCTTCCAGGAGGCCGCGGTGGCCGGGCGGCTCCTCGCCAGGAGCGGACGGGTGGTGGCCACCGGCGGCGGGCCCGGGGCCATGGAAGCCGCCAACATGGGTGCGTACCTCAGCGGGCTGCCGAACCCGGAGTTCCATTCGGCGCTCGCGGAACTGGCGGCCGTACCCGGGTTCCGCCCGTCAGTCTCAGCATGGGCACGGATGGCGGCCGCCGTCGTCGAGCGCCATCCGGACGGCACGCCGTCCCTGGGGATTCCCACCTGGTTCTACGGCCACGAGCCGCCCAACTACTTCGCCACCCACATCGCGAAATACTTCACCAACGCCATTCGGGAGGCGATCC
This genomic window from Arthrobacter sp. 24S4-2 contains:
- a CDS encoding SDR family NAD(P)-dependent oxidoreductase encodes the protein MTTTSLPAERTVVLTGAASARGIGRAAADRMASEGWSIAILDINAEDAKAAAAEIGSNRAVKAIGVGADVSDAASVDRAITEIEESLPPIVALANLAGISSPTTFMETTVEEWDKVFAINMRGTFIVSQRVLKGMIERKLGRIVSISSISAQRGGGTYSKVAYSASKAGIIGFTRALAREVGEFGVTVNAIAPGPIDTDIMGGTLTEERKAQMSEGIMMGRVGTREEVAALISFLLGADSGYITAATYDINGGLQVS
- a CDS encoding LOG family protein → MNAPRSLTPSPRTLEVESLEGFDRLVSAGVRTMHGWHAQSLDLRGRAAPLESMDAQGAVFLGCTFDGGVEESLRGRGALIFPKLDGVPFNPYRSQLYSPQELYAGPPGSPYEDTLDARVYQWSIRPGQRHRLDATLAAALHDHSIGDALDELTRSGVCRGRSMVGVMGGHTARRGTPAFQEAAVAGRLLARSGRVVATGGGPGAMEAANMGAYLSGLPNPEFHSALAELAAVPGFRPSVSAWARMAAAVVERHPDGTPSLGIPTWFYGHEPPNYFATHIAKYFTNAIREAILLELCDGGVIFLPGSAGTLQEIFQDACENYYGASQTIRPMVLVGTEHWQRRYPAWPLLQSLVAGQTMADRIFLVDTVEEALEVLAA